Proteins co-encoded in one Prevotella sp. E13-27 genomic window:
- a CDS encoding DNA methyltransferase — translation MANEQANKERGGSRLNDRLMERLTEEPNYVSDDGKVKKWVVAEEARNYSPTLLALLLKDEQLRETFFVETAEALVFKTEAFLQFIEQKNYLSDSYTRYSQKIGLQIGGRFMNQRNEVELVFPYKDCILEGGQTKEDQKRNEIFFNQTLAQDEITQLLEPKVLTNAALYDIDGQHEIQSFNRDAQKNEIRGLDANTITDNLIIKGNNLLTLHSLLGEFGGKIKLIYIDPPYYFKNNPSTDTFKYNSSFHLSSWLVFMRNRLQIAKKLLKKGGTIWINIGEDGMHYLKVMADDIFGADHFVGTLPRRTRSGKSDVPYNFSQDFDWLLVYTNVSDDVDVMGRSIERTYYTTPDYPGKPWRLADLTKQTTAKERQNSFFTMVDPKTDKEYPASEKRTWAVTKDTFQHYYDIGYIVFPDDYDFLKITKPYGRKFKYEDDAKGKLSAVISDIQIVDFLKSLLSECKNEKGNAEIDVLFGRDEFDYAKPENLIKTILSVATSENDIVLDFFSGSGTTAAVAHKMNRQYIACEQIDHQVELNVRRLKEVVDSDEGGISDEVKWCGGGSFVYLELKRYNQKFIDEIEEAQSTDELIAIWEQMKARAFFRFNVEMQKLDDDMEDFKALTLEEQKQMLCSLLDMNQLYVNISDMEDAEAGVTEEEKRITKAFYGEE, via the coding sequence ATGGCAAACGAACAGGCAAACAAGGAGAGAGGCGGCAGCCGGTTGAACGACCGTCTGATGGAACGGCTAACCGAGGAGCCAAACTATGTGTCGGACGATGGAAAGGTGAAGAAATGGGTGGTGGCAGAAGAAGCCCGCAACTACTCGCCCACGCTACTCGCCCTGCTTTTGAAGGACGAGCAACTGCGTGAGACGTTCTTCGTGGAGACGGCAGAGGCTTTGGTGTTCAAGACGGAGGCTTTTCTGCAATTCATCGAACAGAAGAACTACCTGAGCGACAGCTACACACGCTATTCACAGAAGATTGGCCTGCAGATTGGCGGCAGGTTTATGAACCAGCGCAACGAGGTGGAACTGGTGTTCCCCTATAAGGACTGCATCCTTGAGGGAGGGCAGACGAAAGAAGACCAGAAGCGCAACGAGATATTCTTTAATCAGACGTTGGCACAGGATGAGATAACGCAATTGTTGGAACCAAAGGTGTTGACGAATGCGGCCTTGTATGATATAGACGGGCAGCACGAAATCCAATCCTTCAATAGGGATGCGCAAAAGAATGAAATAAGGGGACTGGATGCTAACACCATCACCGACAACTTGATTATCAAAGGCAACAACTTGCTTACTCTCCATTCTCTATTGGGTGAATTTGGAGGAAAGATAAAACTGATATATATAGACCCGCCATATTATTTCAAAAACAATCCTTCTACTGACACGTTCAAGTATAATTCAAGTTTTCACCTATCTTCATGGCTTGTGTTTATGCGCAACAGGCTGCAAATAGCAAAGAAACTGCTAAAGAAAGGCGGGACAATATGGATTAACATTGGCGAAGACGGGATGCACTATCTAAAAGTGATGGCTGATGATATTTTCGGAGCAGACCATTTCGTAGGGACGTTGCCACGCAGAACAAGGTCCGGCAAATCAGATGTTCCCTACAATTTCTCACAAGACTTCGATTGGTTATTAGTCTATACCAATGTATCCGATGATGTTGATGTTATGGGAAGAAGCATTGAGCGCACATATTATACAACGCCTGATTATCCTGGAAAACCTTGGCGATTGGCAGATTTGACAAAACAGACGACAGCGAAAGAGCGTCAAAATTCCTTCTTCACAATGGTTGATCCAAAGACCGACAAGGAATATCCTGCAAGTGAAAAGAGGACATGGGCTGTAACAAAAGATACTTTCCAGCATTATTACGACATTGGCTATATTGTGTTCCCAGATGACTATGACTTCCTGAAAATAACAAAACCTTACGGCAGAAAATTCAAATATGAGGATGACGCAAAAGGGAAACTGAGTGCTGTCATCTCAGACATACAAATTGTAGACTTTCTAAAATCTCTGCTCTCAGAGTGTAAGAATGAAAAGGGAAACGCAGAGATAGATGTGCTATTCGGACGTGATGAGTTTGATTATGCAAAGCCAGAGAATCTGATAAAGACTATACTGTCTGTAGCAACTTCTGAAAATGACATTGTTTTAGATTTCTTTTCAGGCAGTGGAACGACAGCAGCTGTAGCCCATAAAATGAATCGACAGTATATAGCCTGTGAGCAGATAGACCACCAAGTCGAACTAAATGTACGAAGGCTAAAAGAAGTTGTAGATAGCGATGAAGGAGGAATATCTGATGAAGTCAAATGGTGCGGTGGCGGCAGTTTTGTCTATCTGGAACTGAAGCGATATAATCAGAAGTTCATTGACGAGATAGAGGAAGCACAGAGTACCGACGAGCTGATTGCGATTTGGGAACAGATGAAGGCCCGGGCATTTTTCCGCTTCAACGTAGAGATGCAGAAGTTGGACGATGATATGGAGGACTTCAAGGCACTTACCTTGGAAGAGCAGAAGCAGATGCTTTGTTCGTTGCTCGATATGAACCAACTCTATGTGAATATTTCGGACATGGAGGATGCCGAGGCGGGTGTGACAGAGGAGGAGAAGCGAATCACCAAAGCATTTTACGGAGAGGAGTAG
- the rnr gene encoding ribonuclease R, protein MGKKGGKRLSKREVADALQALFQAHPNETFTLKQIFKSLRLDTHPSKMLAVDILEEMAWDDYVSQPERGSYKLNLKTQVQEGTFIRKANGKNSFLPDDGGKPIFVSERNSMFAMGGDRVRVAMMARRQNHIKEAIVTDILERKHDQAVGTLQVEKDYAFLITEDNIFNHDILIPKKKLKGGKTGQKAVVKITQWPTTDGRSKDEAVFGSKSLVGEVIDVLGDQGDNNVEMHAILAKYGLPYKYPKKVEDAANKLTADITEEEIARREDFRDVTTFTIDPKDAKDFDDALSIRKAQGKGNAQLYEVGVHIADVSHYVTEGSIIDREAEQRATSVYLVDRTIPMLPEHLCNFICSLRPDEEKLCYSVIFVLDENANIKDWHLAHTVIKSNRRFAYEEVQAILEQNGVVDGTGEPAPPATKAKPYTGEYAEELITLDSLAKKLRAARFKNGAVKFDREELHFDIDEKGHPTRCYYKKSKDANKLIEEFMLLANRTVATFIGKAGKNAKTFVYRIHDQPDPQKLESLRAALVPFGYKVKTGGTRSAISKNLNKLMDDVQGQREQKLVETLALRAMMKAKYSTHNIGHYGLAFDFYTHFTSPIRRYPDTMVHRLLTRYQEGGRSVNQNHYEELCEHSSEMEQTAQNAERDSIKYKMVEFMADKIGLEFDAHISGIQSYGIYCEIDENHCEGLVGMHDLDGDYYEFDERNYQLVGRRHHKKYQLGDAIRIKVARADIEKRQLDFVLAE, encoded by the coding sequence ATGGGAAAAAAAGGTGGTAAAAGACTATCAAAGCGTGAAGTAGCGGATGCCCTGCAGGCACTGTTTCAGGCTCATCCTAACGAGACATTCACCCTTAAACAGATATTCAAGTCTTTAAGGCTTGACACACACCCTTCAAAGATGCTTGCTGTCGATATTCTTGAAGAGATGGCATGGGACGACTATGTAAGTCAGCCAGAGAGGGGCAGCTATAAGCTGAACCTGAAGACACAGGTACAGGAAGGTACATTCATTCGAAAGGCTAACGGCAAGAACTCGTTCCTTCCCGACGATGGCGGAAAGCCCATCTTCGTCAGCGAGCGCAACTCAATGTTCGCCATGGGCGGCGACCGTGTGAGGGTGGCAATGATGGCACGCCGTCAGAATCACATAAAAGAGGCCATAGTAACAGACATTCTCGAGCGCAAGCACGACCAGGCCGTAGGAACGCTGCAGGTAGAGAAGGACTATGCATTCCTCATCACCGAAGACAACATCTTCAACCACGACATCCTCATACCGAAGAAGAAGCTAAAGGGAGGAAAGACCGGACAGAAGGCTGTGGTGAAGATTACACAGTGGCCTACCACAGACGGAAGGAGCAAGGACGAGGCGGTCTTTGGCAGCAAGAGCCTTGTGGGAGAAGTCATCGATGTGCTCGGCGATCAGGGCGACAACAACGTGGAGATGCATGCCATACTTGCGAAATATGGGCTGCCATACAAATATCCGAAGAAGGTTGAAGATGCTGCCAACAAGCTCACGGCAGACATCACAGAGGAAGAGATTGCACGCCGCGAGGACTTCCGCGACGTGACAACATTCACCATAGACCCGAAGGATGCTAAAGACTTCGACGATGCGCTGTCCATACGCAAAGCACAGGGCAAGGGAAATGCCCAGCTCTACGAGGTGGGTGTCCACATTGCCGACGTGTCACACTATGTAACCGAAGGTTCCATCATTGACCGTGAGGCAGAGCAGCGCGCCACAAGCGTATATCTTGTTGACCGCACCATACCCATGCTTCCAGAGCATCTGTGTAACTTCATCTGCTCACTGCGCCCCGATGAGGAGAAGCTCTGCTATAGCGTGATTTTCGTCTTAGACGAAAATGCCAACATCAAAGACTGGCACCTGGCACACACCGTGATAAAGAGCAACAGGCGCTTCGCCTACGAGGAGGTGCAGGCGATACTTGAGCAGAATGGTGTCGTTGACGGAACAGGCGAGCCTGCGCCCCCTGCTACGAAGGCAAAGCCCTACACAGGAGAGTATGCAGAAGAGCTCATCACGCTCGACAGTCTAGCAAAGAAGCTGCGTGCTGCACGCTTCAAGAACGGTGCCGTGAAATTCGACCGTGAGGAGCTTCACTTCGACATTGACGAGAAGGGACACCCCACTCGCTGCTACTATAAGAAGTCGAAAGATGCCAACAAGCTCATTGAGGAGTTCATGCTGTTAGCCAACCGCACTGTTGCCACGTTCATTGGCAAGGCAGGAAAGAATGCGAAGACATTCGTTTACCGTATCCACGACCAGCCCGACCCACAGAAGCTGGAGTCGCTGCGCGCTGCACTCGTGCCCTTCGGCTACAAGGTAAAGACTGGCGGCACACGAAGTGCTATATCAAAGAACCTGAACAAGCTGATGGATGACGTACAAGGTCAGCGCGAGCAGAAGCTTGTAGAGACGCTTGCCCTGCGTGCCATGATGAAGGCGAAATACTCTACTCATAATATTGGGCACTATGGTCTTGCCTTTGACTTCTACACTCATTTCACCTCGCCGATACGTCGCTATCCGGACACAATGGTACACCGCCTGCTCACACGTTATCAGGAGGGCGGACGCTCAGTGAACCAAAACCACTACGAGGAGTTGTGCGAACACTCAAGTGAAATGGAGCAGACGGCACAGAACGCTGAGCGCGACTCAATAAAATACAAGATGGTGGAGTTCATGGCAGACAAGATAGGTCTGGAGTTCGATGCCCATATCTCCGGCATACAGTCCTATGGCATCTACTGTGAGATTGACGAGAACCACTGCGAAGGCTTGGTGGGCATGCACGACCTTGATGGCGACTACTACGAGTTCGACGAGCGTAACTACCAGCTCGTGGGACGACGTCATCACAAGAAATACCAGCTGGGCGACGCCATCCGCATCAAAGTGGCTCGTGCCGACATAGAAAAGCGTCAGCTTGACTTCGTCTTAGCAGAATGA
- the cysS gene encoding cysteine--tRNA ligase, whose translation MESKLVIYNTLTRQKERFEPLHAPNVGMYVCGPTVYGDPHLGHARPAITFDLVFRYLKHLGYKVRYVRNITDVGHLEHDADEGEDKIAKKARLEQLEPMEIAQYYTNRYHEAMDALGCLRPSIEPHATGHIIEQQELVKQILDNGFAYESNGSVYFDIEAYNKKHKYGILSGRSLENIKDASRELDGVGEKHNQADFALWKKAQPEHIMRWPSPWSDGFPGWHCECTAMGRKYLGEEFDIHGGGMDLVFPHHECEIAQAVASMGHPAVKYWMHNNMLTINGQKMGKSYNNFITLEQFFTGNHELLSKAYSPMVIRFFVLSAHYRGTVDFSDEALQAAEKGLEKLMNGIADMERVQVADKCDAETEKVVKALRQKCYDAMNDDLATPQVLSHLFEACSVVNKLTDHKATICADCLKELKDVMHTFAFDILGLQPQSAGANNAGREEAFGKVVDMVLELRAKAKANKDWATSDQIRDALAAAGFEVKDTKDGATWKLNK comes from the coding sequence ATGGAATCAAAACTTGTTATTTACAACACCCTGACTCGTCAGAAAGAGCGTTTTGAACCACTTCATGCCCCTAATGTGGGAATGTATGTCTGCGGCCCCACTGTTTACGGCGATCCGCATCTTGGACATGCCCGTCCGGCCATCACCTTCGACCTTGTGTTCCGTTACCTCAAGCACCTCGGCTATAAGGTGCGCTATGTGCGTAACATCACCGATGTAGGCCATCTGGAGCACGATGCCGACGAGGGCGAGGACAAGATTGCCAAGAAGGCGCGTCTGGAACAGCTCGAGCCAATGGAGATAGCCCAGTACTACACCAATCGCTACCATGAAGCCATGGATGCGCTTGGCTGTCTGCGCCCGTCTATTGAGCCCCATGCCACAGGCCATATCATTGAGCAGCAGGAGCTGGTGAAGCAGATCCTTGACAATGGCTTCGCTTACGAGTCTAACGGCTCTGTATATTTCGATATCGAGGCCTATAACAAGAAACATAAGTACGGCATCCTCTCTGGCCGTTCGCTTGAGAACATCAAGGATGCCAGCCGTGAGCTCGATGGAGTGGGAGAGAAGCATAACCAGGCCGACTTCGCACTCTGGAAAAAGGCACAGCCTGAGCATATCATGCGTTGGCCATCACCTTGGAGCGATGGTTTCCCTGGTTGGCACTGTGAGTGTACTGCTATGGGTCGCAAGTATCTTGGCGAGGAGTTCGACATCCACGGTGGCGGCATGGACCTTGTGTTCCCACACCATGAATGCGAGATAGCACAGGCAGTGGCGTCTATGGGCCATCCTGCCGTGAAATACTGGATGCACAACAACATGCTTACCATCAACGGACAGAAGATGGGTAAGTCATATAATAACTTCATCACCCTTGAGCAGTTCTTCACAGGAAATCACGAGCTGCTGTCTAAGGCTTACTCGCCAATGGTGATACGCTTCTTCGTTCTCTCTGCTCACTATCGCGGCACTGTCGATTTCAGCGATGAGGCCCTGCAGGCAGCTGAGAAGGGACTGGAGAAACTCATGAACGGAATAGCTGATATGGAGCGTGTTCAGGTTGCCGATAAGTGCGATGCTGAGACGGAAAAGGTTGTCAAGGCTCTCCGTCAGAAGTGCTATGACGCCATGAACGATGACCTCGCTACGCCACAGGTTCTCAGCCATCTGTTCGAGGCTTGCTCAGTGGTGAACAAGCTCACCGACCACAAGGCAACCATCTGTGCCGACTGTCTGAAAGAGCTTAAGGATGTTATGCATACCTTCGCTTTCGACATCCTCGGCCTTCAGCCCCAGAGCGCTGGCGCAAACAATGCCGGTCGTGAGGAAGCCTTCGGCAAAGTCGTTGACATGGTGCTCGAGCTGCGTGCAAAGGCCAAGGCCAACAAAGACTGGGCTACAAGCGACCAGATCCGTGATGCCCTTGCTGCAGCCGGCTTCGAGGTTAAAGACACCAAGGACGGTGCAACGTGGAAATTGAATAAGTAA
- a CDS encoding DEAD/DEAH box helicase family protein — MAFLFDDYNILSNFGMLPEAPRYVVENLRPKFALRPYQAEAFARFVHFYERDQRPNKQRRPYHLLYNMATGSGKTNIMAGLVLYLYAQGYRDFLFFVSSDAVIRKTKDNFLNDRSSKYVFNERLMFDGRRVTVKEVQSFDESDPQNINIKFTTIQLLHSDMTNAKENSVSLEDFQNRKIVLLADEADAFNVATRNENTLDGNWENTIQSIHRQSTDNILLEFTATMDLETPQIEAKYADKAIFKYELKEFRRDGYSKEIELMKVAADQKNRVMHALILNLYRQVLAANHGINLKPVILFKAKRTIAESELNKKCFHQWIDLLSDEDIDCIRNGSGVDGIIKTAFAYFDRMGITTSDIVRRTRENFREENCISANNDAEKERNQMLLNSLEDEDNPIRAVFAVNKLDRGWDVLNLFDIVRMYDDRNEENKGKIGKTTRAEAQLIGRGARYFPFHIEEGQPLYMRKYDNDLNNELRILETLYYHIMEDSRYVSEIKKALHEAGIGDDKTVRKTLRLKDSFKQTKFFREARVVYNLKVPKQYDKVTSLADLSVRKKNYAYRLDELKSSTILAFGEVSDPAVVSEGRDVPLRDIPLHVIRYALTTVPFFRFNNLKRYCPNLLSYKEFISADEYLGSLEITILGSKERLSRLTNHDYLRAIQGLLINIEQEIKANKTDYEGSPYISKYLRDVFGTKEVPVPKDDEERMRGQEDELAEKDWYAYNANYGTSEERAFISLFARRYENFTKKYEDIYVIRNEKVVKIIDKQGRTFEPDFLLYLRDRNCGHAVYQIFIEPKGSHLVGKDKWKEDFLKEIQNSGLSLKIDTDNYHITGIPFYNEGNENEFKEQLENLLLA; from the coding sequence ATGGCATTCTTATTCGACGATTACAATATACTGAGCAACTTCGGGATGCTACCCGAGGCGCCTCGCTATGTGGTGGAGAATCTTCGCCCGAAGTTTGCATTGCGCCCCTATCAGGCAGAAGCCTTTGCGAGGTTCGTCCACTTCTATGAGCGTGACCAACGGCCCAACAAGCAGCGCCGCCCTTATCACCTGTTATATAATATGGCTACAGGTAGTGGCAAGACGAATATCATGGCCGGGCTGGTTCTCTACCTTTATGCCCAAGGCTACCGGGATTTCCTGTTCTTTGTCAGCAGCGATGCCGTCATCCGCAAGACGAAAGACAATTTCCTGAACGATCGCTCGTCGAAGTACGTGTTTAATGAGCGGTTGATGTTCGACGGGCGACGGGTTACGGTGAAGGAAGTGCAGTCGTTTGACGAGAGCGACCCGCAGAACATCAACATCAAGTTCACAACCATACAGCTGCTCCACTCCGACATGACCAATGCCAAGGAGAACTCTGTCAGTTTGGAGGACTTTCAGAACCGTAAGATAGTGCTATTGGCCGACGAAGCCGATGCCTTCAACGTGGCAACACGCAATGAGAACACCTTGGATGGCAATTGGGAGAACACCATACAAAGCATACACCGACAGAGCACAGACAACATTCTGTTAGAGTTCACGGCGACAATGGATTTGGAAACACCTCAGATAGAAGCCAAGTATGCTGATAAGGCCATCTTCAAGTACGAACTGAAAGAGTTCCGCCGAGACGGTTATTCCAAAGAGATAGAACTAATGAAGGTGGCAGCTGACCAAAAAAACAGAGTGATGCACGCATTGATTCTAAACCTCTACCGACAGGTACTTGCAGCCAATCACGGCATCAACCTGAAGCCAGTCATCCTGTTCAAGGCCAAACGCACCATTGCCGAGAGCGAACTGAACAAGAAATGTTTCCATCAATGGATAGACCTGCTCAGTGATGAGGATATCGACTGTATTCGCAATGGCTCAGGTGTTGACGGCATCATTAAGACCGCCTTTGCCTACTTCGACCGCATGGGCATCACCACATCAGACATTGTGCGACGCACCAGAGAGAACTTCCGTGAGGAGAACTGTATCAGTGCCAACAATGATGCAGAGAAAGAGCGCAATCAAATGTTGCTGAACTCGTTGGAGGATGAGGACAATCCCATCCGTGCCGTATTTGCCGTGAATAAACTGGATCGTGGATGGGACGTGCTGAACCTGTTCGACATTGTCCGTATGTATGACGACCGCAACGAAGAGAACAAGGGGAAAATAGGCAAGACCACACGGGCTGAGGCACAGCTCATTGGACGAGGAGCACGTTATTTCCCGTTCCACATAGAAGAGGGGCAGCCGCTCTATATGCGCAAATACGACAATGACCTGAACAATGAGCTGCGCATTCTGGAGACACTCTACTACCACATCATGGAGGACAGCCGCTATGTGTCGGAAATCAAGAAAGCCCTCCATGAGGCAGGCATTGGTGATGACAAGACGGTGAGGAAAACGCTAAGGCTGAAGGACAGTTTCAAGCAGACAAAGTTCTTCCGCGAGGCACGGGTGGTGTATAATCTGAAAGTTCCCAAGCAATACGACAAGGTGACATCACTGGCCGACCTGTCCGTAAGGAAGAAGAACTATGCTTACCGACTTGACGAGTTGAAAAGCAGTACCATCCTTGCCTTTGGTGAAGTAAGCGATCCGGCAGTGGTAAGTGAAGGACGAGACGTTCCTCTCAGGGACATTCCTCTCCATGTAATCAGGTACGCATTAACCACCGTGCCATTCTTCCGCTTCAACAATCTGAAAAGATATTGTCCGAACTTGCTTTCATACAAGGAATTCATTTCTGCCGATGAATATCTTGGCAGTTTGGAGATTACTATTCTGGGAAGCAAGGAACGGCTTTCCCGGTTGACGAACCACGACTATTTGCGAGCCATTCAGGGTCTACTGATCAACATAGAGCAGGAGATAAAAGCCAATAAGACCGACTATGAGGGCTCGCCTTACATCAGCAAGTATCTGCGTGACGTCTTCGGCACTAAGGAAGTACCTGTTCCCAAGGATGATGAAGAACGTATGAGAGGACAAGAGGATGAATTAGCCGAAAAGGACTGGTATGCCTACAACGCGAACTACGGCACAAGCGAGGAACGGGCGTTCATCAGTCTATTTGCCCGAAGATACGAGAACTTCACTAAGAAGTACGAGGACATCTATGTCATCCGCAATGAAAAGGTTGTTAAGATTATCGACAAGCAGGGACGCACATTTGAGCCAGACTTCCTTCTGTATCTGCGTGACAGGAATTGCGGCCATGCTGTCTACCAGATTTTCATAGAGCCGAAAGGAAGCCACCTCGTTGGCAAGGACAAATGGAAAGAGGATTTCCTGAAAGAAATACAAAACAGCGGACTCTCATTAAAGATAGATACTGACAACTATCATATAACAGGCATACCGTTTTATAATGAAGGCAATGAAAATGAGTTCAAGGAGCAGTTGGAGAATCTGTTATTGGCATAG
- the sufB gene encoding Fe-S cluster assembly protein SufB, protein MEVNKQQNNNLQQEEAQRESGDNELVRRIAEQKYEFGFTTDVHTEIIPVGLNEDVVRLISQKKGEPEWMLDFRLKAFRYWSEQSEPKWGHVHVPEVDYQAISYYADPTAKKAKKGDEAGKIDPELEKTFDKLGIPLEERLALSGNTAVDAIMDSVSVKTTFKKELAERGVIFCSIGEAIKEHPDLVREYLGSVVPYKDNFFAALNSAVFSDGSFVYIPKGVHCPMELSSYFRINAAGTGQFERTLIIADDDSYVSYLEGCTAPMRDENQLHAAIVEIIVKDRAEVKYSTVQNWYPGDENGKGGVLNLVTKRGDLRGVDSKLSWTQVETGSAITWKYPSCILRGDNSAAEFYSVAVTNNYQEADTGTKMIHIGKNTKSTIISKGISAGHSQNSYRGLVRAASSAENARNYSSCDSLLLGSNCGAHTFPYMDVKNPTAIFEHEATTSKISEDQLFYCNQRGIPTEQAVGLIVNGYAKDVLNKLPMEFAVEARKLLSVTLEGTVG, encoded by the coding sequence ATGGAAGTTAATAAACAGCAAAATAATAATCTTCAACAGGAAGAGGCGCAGCGTGAATCGGGCGATAACGAATTGGTGCGCCGCATTGCTGAACAGAAATACGAGTTCGGCTTTACCACTGATGTACATACAGAGATTATTCCTGTAGGTCTGAACGAGGATGTCGTCAGACTCATATCACAGAAGAAAGGCGAACCTGAATGGATGCTCGACTTCCGTCTTAAGGCTTTCCGCTATTGGAGTGAGCAGTCAGAGCCGAAGTGGGGGCATGTGCATGTGCCAGAGGTTGACTATCAAGCAATTAGCTATTATGCCGACCCTACTGCGAAGAAAGCCAAGAAGGGCGATGAGGCTGGTAAGATAGACCCCGAACTTGAAAAAACTTTCGATAAGCTTGGCATCCCCTTGGAGGAGCGTCTGGCTCTCAGTGGCAATACTGCTGTCGATGCCATCATGGACTCTGTGTCGGTGAAGACAACGTTTAAGAAAGAGCTGGCTGAACGTGGTGTCATCTTCTGCAGCATAGGCGAGGCCATAAAGGAACATCCCGACCTGGTGCGCGAATATCTGGGAAGCGTGGTACCTTACAAGGATAATTTCTTTGCTGCCCTGAACTCCGCTGTATTCTCTGATGGCTCTTTTGTATATATTCCAAAGGGTGTCCACTGTCCCATGGAACTGAGCAGCTATTTCCGCATCAATGCTGCCGGCACAGGTCAGTTTGAGCGTACGCTCATCATTGCCGACGATGACAGCTATGTGTCTTATCTTGAGGGCTGCACCGCTCCTATGCGTGACGAGAACCAGCTCCATGCTGCCATCGTGGAGATTATCGTTAAGGACCGTGCAGAGGTGAAATATTCCACAGTGCAGAACTGGTATCCTGGCGATGAGAATGGAAAGGGTGGTGTGCTGAACCTTGTTACTAAGCGTGGCGATCTGCGCGGTGTCGATTCCAAGCTGTCGTGGACACAGGTGGAGACTGGCTCTGCCATAACATGGAAATACCCCTCATGTATCCTTCGTGGTGACAACAGCGCCGCTGAGTTCTATTCTGTCGCTGTCACCAACAACTATCAGGAGGCTGATACAGGTACGAAGATGATACATATAGGTAAGAACACCAAATCGACCATCATCTCCAAGGGTATCTCCGCTGGACATTCCCAGAACAGCTATCGCGGTTTGGTGCGTGCAGCCTCTTCTGCAGAGAACGCGCGTAACTATTCTTCGTGCGACTCGCTGCTCCTTGGTAGCAACTGCGGTGCCCACACATTCCCTTATATGGATGTCAAGAACCCCACGGCAATCTTTGAGCATGAGGCTACGACATCAAAAATCTCTGAGGATCAGCTCTTCTATTGTAACCAGCGAGGCATCCCTACAGAACAGGCCGTAGGTCTCATCGTCAATGGCTATGCCAAGGATGTGCTCAATAAACTTCCCATGGAGTTTGCCGTTGAGGCTCGCAAACTCCTTAGCGTGACTTTAGAGGGTACCGTCGGATAG
- a CDS encoding KilA-N domain-containing protein has translation MAKKNEIIVKDVAIKTMSKDGIDYISITDIARQKNATDPNGVIANWMRNRNTVEFLGIWETLHNPNFNPLEFEGFRKEAGLNAFTLSPTRWIEATNAIGIVSQAGRYGGTFAQTDIAFEFASWISVEFRLYLVMEFQRLKAKEQELLGWTAKRELSKINYRIHTDAIKSHLVPEEVTSAQASIIYAEEADVLNVAMFGMTAKQWREANPDLKGNIRDYATINELICLSNMENINAVLINDGVPQGERLVKLNQIAIQQMQVLEGNSNRNLLK, from the coding sequence ATGGCAAAGAAGAATGAGATTATCGTTAAAGATGTAGCTATCAAGACTATGTCAAAAGATGGTATAGATTACATTAGCATCACAGACATCGCCAGGCAGAAAAACGCCACAGACCCCAACGGAGTTATAGCGAACTGGATGCGTAACCGCAATACCGTGGAATTTCTTGGTATATGGGAGACTCTTCACAACCCAAATTTTAACCCCCTCGAATTCGAGGGGTTTAGAAAAGAGGCTGGTTTGAATGCTTTCACGCTTTCGCCTACTCGTTGGATTGAAGCCACCAATGCTATTGGGATTGTTTCGCAAGCGGGACGCTATGGAGGAACTTTTGCCCAAACTGATATAGCCTTCGAGTTTGCATCATGGATTTCCGTTGAGTTCCGCCTTTACCTTGTCATGGAGTTCCAACGCCTAAAAGCCAAGGAACAGGAATTATTGGGATGGACTGCCAAGAGAGAACTATCCAAAATCAACTACCGCATCCATACTGATGCCATCAAGAGTCATCTGGTACCCGAAGAAGTCACCTCAGCACAGGCCAGTATCATCTATGCAGAAGAGGCAGACGTGCTAAATGTGGCTATGTTCGGGATGACCGCCAAGCAATGGCGAGAGGCAAATCCCGATTTGAAAGGCAATATTCGCGACTATGCCACCATCAATGAATTGATATGTCTGTCGAATATGGAGAATATCAATGCTGTGCTTATCAATGATGGTGTTCCACAAGGAGAAAGGCTTGTAAAACTGAACCAGATTGCTATCCAGCAAATGCAGGTCTTGGAGGGGAATAGTAATAGGAATCTTCTTAAGTAA